The window TGCTGGCAATGCGTCCTTCTGCTTCAAAAGCAAGACGCTGCTCTTCCGTCAGATTCCGGTGTTTGCCGGAATAACGGGGAGTTTCACCGCGAGCAGTCTGTTCTTCACGTTCCGCTTCCAGCTCCTCTTCAGTACAGTAGCAGCGATAGGCGAGACCGCGGTCGAGCAGCTCCTGCCAGTATACACGGTACAAATCCAGACGTTCGGTCTGGCGGTAAGGGCCGTATTCTCCGCCGACATCAATGCTCTCATCCCAGTCCATTCCCAGCCATTTCAAATACTTCAGCTGGCTTTCTTCACCGCCGGCAACATTGCGCTTAACGTCGGTGTCTTCAATCCGGATAATAAATTTCCCGCCCAGATTACGGGCAAACAAATAGTTAAACAGTGCTGTTCTGGCATTTCCGATATGTAAATGTCCCGTAGGGCTCGGTGCGTAACGCACCCGGACTTGATCCGCCATAGTATTCCCTCCGCTTCATAATGGATAAAATTAGGCCACATACAGCCATCTCAAGATGATATCACATCTTGGAGCAGGCAGACAATAGATTGAGCTGCAATTCCTTCACCGCGTCCGGCAAAGCCGAGCCACTCGGTTGTCGTTGCTTTTACATTAACCTTCGTGACCTCCGCGCCCAAAGCCCGGGCAATAATCTCAGTCATCTCCGGGATATAGGGAGCCATCTTTGGCTTCTGTGCAATAATCGTGGAATCAATATTCCCAAGCTTGTAGCCCCGTTCGCGGGCAAGACCCCATACATGCTCCAGCAGCTTCAGGCTGTCTGCATCCTTGAACGCCGGATCGGTATCGGGAAAATGCCTGCCGATATCCCCAAGCCCCAAGGCTCCCAGTATCGCGTCACTGACTGCATGGAGCAGCACATCAGCATCAGAGTGGCCCAGCAACCCTTTTTCGTAAGGAATCGTCACGCCGCCAATAATGCACGGTCTGCCCTCCACCAGCTGGTGTACATCAAAACCCTGTCCTACAGCTATCATGTGTTAATCCTCTCCCCTGTTTCTTTCTGTAAACTCAGCAAAATCGAGGTCCTCCGGAGTTGTAAGCTTAATATTGCGGTAGCTTCCTTCCACGACAGAGACCGGAATGCCGCTGCGCTCCGCCAAGCTGGAGTCATCTGTACCCAGGAACCCGTCCCGCTCCGCCGCGTCATAGGCTGCCAGCAACTCAGACAGACGAAAAGTCTGCGGGGTCTGAATCGCCCACAGACTTCGCCGATCCGGCGTGGAAAGCACTTTGCCCGTGCCGTCCACCTGCTTGATCGTATCCTTCACCGGCACAGCGAGTACGGAGGCTCCGGTCTCTCTGGCCTTCTCATAACAGGCATTGATTTCACTGGCCTGTACAAACGGGCGGACTCCATCATGCACCATAACCCATTCGGTTCCCAGCGATTTCAGTCCCTTATACACGGAATGCTGACGTTCAGAGCCTCCGGGAACTACGGCCTTCACTTTATCCAGCTTGTAGGCTTGTACCCATTCCCGGCAGCGGTTAATATCCTCTTCACCGGTAACCAGTACAACCTCGGAGATAAGCTCATGCCGCTGGAATACCTCCAGCGTATGCACGATAATCGGCTTGTCCTGCAGCAGCAAATACTGCTTGCTCTCTGCGGTTCCCATTCTTGTCCCTCTGCCTGCCGCTACAATCACGGCGCCTACACTGTTTGACATTCTTCTAGGCTCCTGTCTTTCACGTATACCCCCATCATAACGTGTTTGGCGGGCATTTCCAACCCATAAGACATTTTGGAGACCGGCTCTAGGGTCTTATTGCGCTTTTTCCAGAAGTTTCGGTTTAGCAAAAATCATTCTGCCTGCTGAAGTCTGCAGCACACTCGTCACAAGCACTTCCATCGTTGTCCCGATGTACTCGCGTCCGCCCTCAACAACAATCATCGTTCCGTCATCAAGATATGCCACCCCTTGGCCATGCTCCTTGCCGTCTTTGATCACCTGCACGATAATTTCTTCCCCTGGAAGCACGACCGGCTTAACCGCATTAGCCAAATCGTTAATATTGAGTACGGAGACGCCCTGAAGCTCACAAACCTTGTTAAGGTTGAAGTCATTGGTGACAACTTTGCCGCGGAGCACCTTAGCCAGCTTGACCAGCTTGCTGTCCACCTCGGAAATTTCCTCGAAATCACCTTCGTAGATAAGTACCTTCACATCCAGCTCTTTCTGAATCTTGTTAAGGATGTCCAGCCCGCGCCGTCCACGGTTGCGCTTCAGCAGATCGGAAGAATCGGCAATATGCTGCAGCTCTTCAAGCACGAATTCCGGAATGACAATCGTCCCTTCAATAAACCCTGTTTTGCAGATGTCGGCGATCCGCCCGTCTATGATGACGCTGGTATCCAGTATCTTATGCTCCTCCAGCCCGCGGCCTTCCGGCTCGTCCGGCTGCCCCCAGCGTCCTGTGGCCCAGAGTGAAGCCAGCTCATCTTTCTTCTCCAGCCCGATCCGCAGCCCCATATATCCCAGTGCCAGTGTAGCTGCCACTTGCAGCAGGTCTCCGGCTTTACCAAGCCAATCCATAGCGGGATGAAGCAGCAGGGACAGCAGCAGTCCCCCTGTCAGACCAGCGGCACCTGCGGCCATTTCATTCATCGGTATACGCGAACAGTACAAGACCGCCTCCCGCAGCTTTGAACCTCCCCAATCCGCGCATAAAGTCCCCGCAAACAAAAAAATAATGGCACCCAGCACCGTAAACAAAATGCTTCCTTCCACAGGCAGGCTTTCTCCCAGTTTTCCCATCCCCTCAGGGAATCCTCTTTCTGCCGTATGGTATAGCGAAAAGCCGGACCAGGCACCGAGTAACCCGGCAAGCGTCAAAACCACCTTTTTCCACATAACCTTACGCACCTCCTTTTATTCATCCTAAAATGATCTATACCTCACCAGTATGTTCCAATTATTAGGACGGTAATCGCAGAGTGCGTTATTTTTTCTGATAACGATAGTTACCGGTAATGTAAGGGTTACCAAGAACTCCTATTCCCGTTGAAAACAGGGGGGTACTGGCATATAATGAACTCAATTAAGAACCCAGGGGTGAATGGAAAATGAGTGCACCAAGTTTACAGGCTTTTCAGGATCAAGTCTCCGAGCTGCTGCTCCGTCACCGTAGTCTTCTGGATGTCATGTCCAAAAACGGCCAGAGCAGCGCTTCTGTCAACCGGGCTGTCGTTAAGGCCATCACGGAATGCGGATGCATCCAGCTGCACGCCACCAAGCAGGTATTCGAGCCGGCCCTTGGTCTTGAGGAAGCTAAGGAGTTGGCAGGCACTCATCTGGAAGGTGAGCTATGCGAGAACTGCCGTGAGGTCATTGCTTCTGAATTGGGACGCGAACTGTTCTATATGTCTGCACTATGCAATCTGCTTGACATTAATATGGACGAGGTTGTGGCAAAGGAGTCGCAGAAATGCGCAACACTCGGATTATTTAACCTGTCCTGATGGTAACCGTCCATTCTTTCATCCGTTCAAAGCAAAAGGCTTTGCCGTTCACTGGTCTCAGTGAGGGCAAAGCCTTTTTGGTGATAACAGCTAAGTTTAGCCGTTCTTAGAATGATAAACCTTGTCTTCCGAACGTCTTCTGCGGCGGTGACGGCGGCGTGCATTCAACCGGTCAATATTCTGCTTAAAGCCGTACAGCGCATATAGCCCAAGCAGCACAAAGATCATCTTGGCGATCTGTTCTGGAAAAATAACCGCTACTGCAACCGCGACAACAATGACTACCGGTGCGCCGATTACAGCTTTTTTAGGCAGACCGATCTTTTTGAAGTTAGGATATTTCATCGTGCTGACCATCAGATAAGATAAGAGCAGTGTTGCGATAATCATAAACGGAGCGGAAACATCTTTATGAAAAAGAGCCAGCGTGGCCAGAACGCCACCAGCTGCAGGAATCGGCAATCCGACAAAATATCCGGGAATTCCCGGACGGACATTAAAACGAGCCAAACGTAGCGCCCCGAATACCGGGAAAATAGCCGTAACCGTCCAGCCAAGCGCAGAATTCAGATCCTGCAGGCTAGTCAAATACATAATCAATGCCGGTGCTACCCCAAAGGATACCACATCGGATAAAGAATCCAGTTCCTTACCAAATTCACTTTCACATTTAAGCGCACGCGCAACCCGGCCATCCAGTCCGTCTAAAAGCATAGCAATAATCACCATGATAGCGGCCATGCTAAGCTTGCCGTCAAACGCCATCATGATACCAAACATTCCAAGCATCAGGTTACCAATGGTAAAAAGACTCGGAATTGATTTTTGTATCATTTCTTCACCTCTATTTGCTTACTTTTGAAACTTAAGGCCATCAATATTACGTGATTGTATGATATTTACATTTGTCTGTCAATAAGAACTTGTTTCTGCAGCCGTTTAAGTCCGTCCTGAATATTGCGTGCCCGAACCTCGCCGATTCCATCCACTTCATCCAGTTCCGCTATGCTAGCGGTCATCAGATTAGGCAGCATTTCGAAGCGTTCAACCAGATTATGGATGATCACATTAGGCAGCCGCGGAATCTTGTTCAGCAGGCGGTAGCCGCGCGGAGTAACTACTTCTTCTGAGGCAATTGCTGTCGAAGAATATCCCAAAAGACGCGCGATATGATTATCGTCCATCAGCTCGTCGTCACTGGTGCGCTTGAGTCCGGCGATGATCTCGCGGATTTTGTCCTCCTGCTCCTCTCTTGCATAGTCTCTGTAGAGAAGCCAAGCTTCTTCCTCTGTATTTCCGACCAGTTCTTCCATTTGCATGCTGATTAAGCGGCCTTCATTGCCCAGCTCATTGATGTACCGTTTGATTTCCATCTTAATCCGCAGCACCATCTCAACACGCTGAATGACACCTACAACCTCTGCTACGGTTACAATTCCCTCGTATTCGGATGCGGAGAGGTTGGTCAGTCCTTGGGTGAGCACCGCTTTGTATTTCTCCAGGGTTTGGATCGCCTGGTTGGCCTTGGCCAGAATGGCTCCAATCTCTTTGAGTGCATAGCGGATTGAGCCTTGGTATAAGGTAATGATGTTCCGCCGCTGGGAAATCGAAACGACCAATTTTCCAGTTTGCTTGGCAACCCGTTCTGCTGTCCGGTGGCGGATTCCTGTCTCGATCGATGAGATCGATGAGTCAGGGATCAGTTGGGTATTCGCATACAGAATCCGCTTAAGATCCTCACTCAAAATAATGGCCCCGTCCATCTTCGCCAGCTCATACAAATAATTGGGCGAAAAATCGCAGTTAATGGAAAAGCCGCCGTCGACAACTTCCATTACCTCAGGACTGTAACCTACTACGATCAGTGCACCTGTCTTCGCGCGGAGCACATTCTCCAGACCTTCCCGAAACGGTGTGCCCGGCGCCGCCATCCTCAGCAGATCGTTCATATTATCTAATTGATTATATTCTTTCATGTTCCTATGCCCCCTAATCTAACGCGACCTTTAATGCATCTGCTACGGTGCTGACGCCAATAATCTGGATATCCTGCGGATGCTTCCAGCCTTTCATGCTCTTCTCGGGCATAATTACCCTTCTGAAGCCAAGCTTTGCCGCCTCCTTGACCCGCGTTTCAGCGCGGGAGACGCCCCTGACCTCACCGGTAAGTCCAACCTCGCCAAAGAAGACATCATAGGGTTTTGTGGATATATCACGAAAGCTTGAGGCGATGCTGACCGCAACCGCCAGGTCGATGGCCGGTTCATCCAGCTTCACACCACCGGCAACATTGAGGTAGGCATCCTGATTCTGCAGGAACATGCCCATCCGTTTCTCAAGTACAGCAATAATAAGCGCCATGCGCTGATGATCCATCCCAGTGCACATCCGCCGCGGTGAAGGGAAATGAGTGGCTGCAACGAGCGCCTGAAGCTCGACAAGCACCGGTCTTGTTCCCTCCATGCTTGCTACAACAGCAGAGCCGGCTACACCCAGCGGGCGCTCTGACAGGAATAGCTCTGAAGGATTCTCCACTTCCGTAAGACCGATCTCGCCCATCTCGAAGATCCCGATCTCATTGGTAGAACCAAAGCGGTTCTTCACCGCACGCAGCAGCCGGTAAGTATGATGACGTTCCCCTTCGAAATACAGCACACAGTCCACCATATGTTCCAGCATCCGCGGCCCGGCTATGGCTCCCTCTTTGGTAACATGGCCTACAAGCACTGTAGCAATACCGCGGATTTTGGCGATGCGCATAAATCTTGTCGTACATTCCCGAACCTGCGTCACGCTCCCCGGAGCGCTCGTCACTTCCGGCATGAATACCGTCTGAATGGAGTCAATCACGAGGAACTGTGGCTGAATATGCTCAATGGCCTCTTCAATGCTCTCCATGT of the Paenibacillus pedocola genome contains:
- the ispF gene encoding 2-C-methyl-D-erythritol 2,4-cyclodiphosphate synthase translates to MIAVGQGFDVHQLVEGRPCIIGGVTIPYEKGLLGHSDADVLLHAVSDAILGALGLGDIGRHFPDTDPAFKDADSLKLLEHVWGLARERGYKLGNIDSTIIAQKPKMAPYIPEMTEIIARALGAEVTKVNVKATTTEWLGFAGRGEGIAAQSIVCLLQDVISS
- the ispD gene encoding 2-C-methyl-D-erythritol 4-phosphate cytidylyltransferase: MSNSVGAVIVAAGRGTRMGTAESKQYLLLQDKPIIVHTLEVFQRHELISEVVLVTGEEDINRCREWVQAYKLDKVKAVVPGGSERQHSVYKGLKSLGTEWVMVHDGVRPFVQASEINACYEKARETGASVLAVPVKDTIKQVDGTGKVLSTPDRRSLWAIQTPQTFRLSELLAAYDAAERDGFLGTDDSSLAERSGIPVSVVEGSYRNIKLTTPEDLDFAEFTERNRGED
- a CDS encoding PIN/TRAM domain-containing protein — encoded protein: MWKKVVLTLAGLLGAWSGFSLYHTAERGFPEGMGKLGESLPVEGSILFTVLGAIIFLFAGTLCADWGGSKLREAVLYCSRIPMNEMAAGAAGLTGGLLLSLLLHPAMDWLGKAGDLLQVAATLALGYMGLRIGLEKKDELASLWATGRWGQPDEPEGRGLEEHKILDTSVIIDGRIADICKTGFIEGTIVIPEFVLEELQHIADSSDLLKRNRGRRGLDILNKIQKELDVKVLIYEGDFEEISEVDSKLVKLAKVLRGKVVTNDFNLNKVCELQGVSVLNINDLANAVKPVVLPGEEIIVQVIKDGKEHGQGVAYLDDGTMIVVEGGREYIGTTMEVLVTSVLQTSAGRMIFAKPKLLEKAQ
- the pssA gene encoding CDP-diacylglycerol--serine O-phosphatidyltransferase; this encodes MIQKSIPSLFTIGNLMLGMFGIMMAFDGKLSMAAIMVIIAMLLDGLDGRVARALKCESEFGKELDSLSDVVSFGVAPALIMYLTSLQDLNSALGWTVTAIFPVFGALRLARFNVRPGIPGYFVGLPIPAAGGVLATLALFHKDVSAPFMIIATLLLSYLMVSTMKYPNFKKIGLPKKAVIGAPVVIVVAVAVAVIFPEQIAKMIFVLLGLYALYGFKQNIDRLNARRRHRRRRRSEDKVYHSKNG
- the disA gene encoding DNA integrity scanning diadenylate cyclase DisA, coding for MKEYNQLDNMNDLLRMAAPGTPFREGLENVLRAKTGALIVVGYSPEVMEVVDGGFSINCDFSPNYLYELAKMDGAIILSEDLKRILYANTQLIPDSSISSIETGIRHRTAERVAKQTGKLVVSISQRRNIITLYQGSIRYALKEIGAILAKANQAIQTLEKYKAVLTQGLTNLSASEYEGIVTVAEVVGVIQRVEMVLRIKMEIKRYINELGNEGRLISMQMEELVGNTEEEAWLLYRDYAREEQEDKIREIIAGLKRTSDDELMDDNHIARLLGYSSTAIASEEVVTPRGYRLLNKIPRLPNVIIHNLVERFEMLPNLMTASIAELDEVDGIGEVRARNIQDGLKRLQKQVLIDRQM
- the radA gene encoding DNA repair protein RadA yields the protein MAKPKTKFFCTDCGYESPKWFGKCPGCQAWNTMVEETESVVKTQGMNAPIFQSKEKAQSIINIESDKEPRILTGIGELNRVLGGGIVPGSLVLVGGDPGIGKSTLLLQTSHALTTQGLRVLYISGEESVRQTKLRADRLGALSAELYVLCETNMESIEEAIEHIQPQFLVIDSIQTVFMPEVTSAPGSVTQVRECTTRFMRIAKIRGIATVLVGHVTKEGAIAGPRMLEHMVDCVLYFEGERHHTYRLLRAVKNRFGSTNEIGIFEMGEIGLTEVENPSELFLSERPLGVAGSAVVASMEGTRPVLVELQALVAATHFPSPRRMCTGMDHQRMALIIAVLEKRMGMFLQNQDAYLNVAGGVKLDEPAIDLAVAVSIASSFRDISTKPYDVFFGEVGLTGEVRGVSRAETRVKEAAKLGFRRVIMPEKSMKGWKHPQDIQIIGVSTVADALKVALD